A stretch of the Sorangium aterium genome encodes the following:
- a CDS encoding HAD family hydrolase, producing the protein MRPTVLLWDIDGTLLSTGGAGRRAMERAFARYADRRDACEAFSFAGMTDRAIIRTGLETVGREATEDAIDALLAIYVELLAQEMSLAGDTRVHAGVIEALDAAARRAECAIGLGTGNVRAGAQAKLTRVGIYERFAFGGFGCDHELRDELLRIGAARGAAMLEAPLAACRVVVIGDTPKDVAAARAIGAESIAVATGNYALAELAACAPTHSFSDLRARGALEALLG; encoded by the coding sequence ATGCGCCCCACCGTGCTCCTCTGGGACATCGACGGCACCCTGCTCTCCACTGGCGGCGCAGGCCGGCGCGCCATGGAGCGCGCGTTCGCCCGGTACGCCGACCGGCGCGACGCGTGCGAGGCGTTCTCGTTCGCCGGCATGACCGACCGGGCCATCATCCGGACAGGGCTCGAGACGGTCGGGCGCGAGGCCACAGAGGACGCCATCGACGCGCTCCTCGCGATCTACGTCGAGCTCCTCGCGCAGGAGATGTCGCTCGCCGGCGACACCCGGGTCCACGCCGGCGTCATCGAGGCGCTCGACGCCGCCGCCCGGCGCGCGGAGTGCGCCATCGGCCTCGGCACGGGGAACGTCCGCGCCGGGGCGCAGGCGAAGCTCACGCGGGTCGGCATCTACGAGCGGTTCGCGTTCGGCGGCTTCGGCTGCGATCACGAGCTCCGCGACGAGCTCCTGCGCATCGGCGCGGCGCGCGGGGCGGCGATGCTCGAGGCGCCGCTCGCGGCGTGCCGCGTCGTCGTCATCGGCGACACCCCGAAGGACGTCGCGGCGGCCCGGGCGATCGGCGCCGAGTCGATCGCCGTAGCCACCGGCAACTACGCCCTGGCAGAGCTCGCCGCATGCGCCCCGACCCACAGCTTCAGCGACCTCCGGGCGAGGGGCGCGCTCGAGGCGCTGCTCGGTTGA